Proteins co-encoded in one Malus sylvestris chromosome 9, drMalSylv7.2, whole genome shotgun sequence genomic window:
- the LOC126582744 gene encoding protodermal factor 1-like, with product MGRVRSNAASLFLWTLVAGLLSQNLIIPVMSSAVQDQKTYYSPPDPHSGSTPGGSHGTPSRPPSHGGGSHRSHGGGGSHNPTPSPPSNCGTPPAHHNPTPSTPSGGGYYHSPPPTYGGSPPTTPIIGTPPTPVVVSPPIPVIGTPPTDPNTPTIPTPPFLPDPNSLPPFTCNYWRSHPTLIWGLLGWWGNLGHSFGVSSLPGIGSGTMSLPQALSNTRTDGLGELYRQGTAALLNAMVDNRFHFTTNQVRDSFVRALGSNKAAATQARVFKLANEGKLKPRA from the exons ATGGGGAGAGTGAGAAGCAATGCAGCCTCTTTGTTCCTATGGACTTTGGTTGCTGGGTTGCTCTCCCAGAACTTGATCATCCCTGTCATGTCCTCCGCTGTTCAAGACCAGAAGACCTACTACTCTCCACCAGACCCCCACTCCGGCAGCACCCCTggag GTTCACACGGAACTCCTTCCCGCCCACCATCACACGGTGGCGGCTCTCACAGGTCTCATGGAGGTGGCGGAAGCCACAACCCTacaccatcaccaccttccaACTGTGGCACCCCACCAGCACACCACAACCCTACTCCATCTACTCCAAGCGGTGGTGGTTACTACCACTCTCCGCCACCAACTTATGGCGGCAGCCCCCCAACCACACCAATAATCGGTACCCCTCCCACCCCAGTCGTTGTGAGCCCCCCAATCCCAGTCATTGGAACCCCACCAACCGACCCGAACACCCCAACTATTCCCACTCCACCTTTTCTTCCTGACCCCAACTCCCTTCCACCCTTCACATGCAA CTACTGGAGGAGCCACCCAACACTGATATGGGGTCTGTTGGGCTGGTGGGGAAACTTGGGCCACTCTTTTGGTGTGTCTAGTCTTCCAGGGATCGGATCCGGCACCATGAGCCTCCCACAGGCCCTTTCAAACACCCGCACCGACGGGCTAGGAGAGCTCTACAGACAAGGAACTGCTGCCTTGCTGAATGCCATGGTGGATAACAGGTTCCACTTCACCACCAACCAAGTCAGGGACAGCTTCGTCAGAGCACTGGGATCGAACAAGGCTGCAGCGACTCAAGCCCGCGTTTTCAAGCTTGCCAACGAAGGAAAACTCAAGCCAAGAGCCTGA
- the LOC126582741 gene encoding uncharacterized protein LOC126582741: MWKHGNKSKAWNGPQNRWVAFLAVCFTLVLLVFILSVGNTVPKTSSLLGLPEDKWNSYESVVRFSPTLEFPNGTEVIWQIPDSPKAVLFLAHGCGGRAPHFWDKSSHCPDCIGLPEERLIALNSLARKFAVITISSVGTCWTMGKELIRVKDIIRWWVEKNKLEKLPLVAMGASSGGYFVSVLATVLKFNSIAIMIAEGVFDRVKIEESYPPTLFMHMPKDIVRQQKIDEYLKVLRNKGVDVAELKCMEFPLSPHLLADRIPGLDQSVSAKLFELFRKKGFIDGNGYMKNDGRRTCWKEAVRESKIISLDKHLAHYIQEELNLAFAYHEMTSLHSDRMFKWFESHMR; encoded by the coding sequence ATGTGGAAGCACGGAAACAAATCAAAGGCATGGAATGGGCCTCAAAACCGATGGGTTGCATTTCTCGCAGTATGTTTTACATTAGTTCTTCTAGTTTTCATATTGTCAGTTGGCAACACCGTCCCAAAGACCAGTTCATTACTTGGACTTCCAGAGGATAAGTGGAATAGCTATGAGTCAGTGGTGCGGTTTTCTCCAACCTTAGAGTTTCCAAATGGAACAGAAGTAATATGGCAAATACCAGATTCGCCTAAAGCAGTTCTTTTTCTGGCGCATGGTTGCGGAGGTAGAGCTCCTCATTTTTGGGATAAATCTTCTCACTGCCCTGACTGCATTGGTTTGCCAGAGGAAAGGCTAATTGCTCTTAATTCTCTTGCCCGAAAGTTTGCTGTCATTACCATATCAAGTGTGGGGACATGCTGGACTATGGGGAAGGAGCTAATTAGAGTTAAAGATATTATCAGATGGTGGGTTGAGAAAAACAAGCTTGAAAAGCTTCCTCTTGTTGCTATGGGGGCCTCTTCTGGGGGATACTTTGTTTCTGTGCTTGCCACTGTGTTGAAGTTCAATAGTATTGCAATCATGATTGCCGAAGGGGTGTTTGATCGAGTCAAAATAGAAGAGAGCTATCCCCCAACCCTTTTCATGCACATGCCCAAAGATATAGTTAGGCAGCAAAAGATTGATGAGTACTTGAAAGTTTTGAGAAATAAAGGTGTTGATGTTGCAGAGCTCAAATGCATGGAGTTCCCCTTGTCGCCACATCTCTTAGCTGATAGAATCCCAGGTCTTGATCAGTCTGTTTCTGCTAAGTTGTTTGAACTCTTCCGGAAAAAGGGTTTTATCGATGGGAATGGATATATGAAGAATGATGGCCGTAGAACATGTTGGAAAGAAGCTGTCAGAGAGAGTAAAATTATTTCTCTAGACAAGCATCTGGCCCATTACATCCAAGAGGAGTTAAATCTTGCATTTGCGTACCATGAAATGACTAGCTTGCACTCTGACAGGATGTTTAAATGGTTTGAATCTCATATGAGGTAA